A part of Aspergillus oryzae RIB40 DNA, chromosome 7 genomic DNA contains:
- a CDS encoding uncharacterized protein (predicted protein), with translation MALCGYPTNIQFVHSDNSQIDMVFDMGCRTLKIHDRWLDPGAVHYQSPCRPGMEYALTACGSFFCDHVIEELFAMVQGEMSRVSPSVMNHSRRNREIRLVRSKLRMMPRDVFVRAGSMPGTLRVSWQDRETESFLELHGSHAAYHVVLHEEKCAGVMAHHLHSDKVDIRITQAPCGCMQKFTPQNQKCVEFDRLDFHKKYFPMIAANELAAFFGQPTSPIHPARLPQPPLYTGWNGTTRNGSIWQVQNTMNPTFGGIVATSSGQAIYYDGRLPKRALPPLYPNDRRIA, from the exons ATGGCTCTCTGCGGCTACCCTACAAACATTCAATTTGTTCACAGTGACAACAGCCAGATTGACATGGTCTTCGACATGGGCTGTCGGACTTTGAAAATTCACGATCGATGGCTGGATCCTGGTGCAGTGCATTATCAATCGCCTTGCCGACCTGGCATGGAATACGCGCTGACAGCATGTGGGTCATTCTTCTGCGACCATGTCATCGAGGAGCTCTTCGCAATGGTGCAGGGCGAAATGTCCAGAGTTTCACCATCCGTCATGAATCATAGTCGTCGCAACAGAGAAATTCGACTTGTAAGAAGCAAGCTTCGCATGATGCCACGTGATGTGTTTGTTCGAGCAGGCTCTATGCCAGGTACTTTGCGTGTATCGTGGCAAGACAGGGAAACGGAATCTTTTCTGGAATTACATGGCTCACATGCAGCGTATCATGTCGTTCTCCACGAGGAGAAATGCGCTGGCGTGAtggctcatcatcttcacagTGATAAAG TCGATATTCGAATCACGCAAGCCCCCTGTGGCTGTATGCAAAAGTTTACGCCACAAAATCAGAAATGTGTGGAATTCGACCGGCTCGACTTTCATAAGAAGTATTTCCCCATGATAGCCGCCAACGAGCTAGCAGCTTTCTTCGGCCAGCCTACGTCACCTATTCATCCAGCCCGCCTGCCACAGCCGCCGCTTTACACGGGTTGGAATGGTACAACGCGCAACGGCTCAATTTGGCAGGTACAAAATACGATGAACCCGACTTTCGGAGGGATAGTCGCTACATCGTCCGGTCAAGCTATTTATTATGACGGGAGATTGCCAAAGAGGGCCCTGCCACCTTTGTATCCCAACGACCGTCGGATAGCATAG
- a CDS encoding uncharacterized protein (predicted protein), translated as MGSNTNALGFIRYEKKSGRVILVNACAQLRTDALQLGHTSKKGQLQFAGCHGEGLKLAAMVMCREGHSVSIETGNSHWSFAYGGPSKSRFCCNIGPLSVATPDGKPNPAQDMACFTYRTWRDVCVEIGPDSGGTGGGVSLEKFKQWLTVSLDIRGYSYPESNIETDQGDLIIDPRFRGKAFLKGLLLPASVLEARPFELSYNFVQGGVNRDRQRLVSRYEQADLVRRIWESAIRENEVLVLPIYVNLLRNFPRAPDVELADQLLDHPTRFRIWKYLLREAGDKRFYFCQKTGSQVSEAGVIRS; from the coding sequence ATGGGCTCCAACACAAATGCATTGGGATTCATACGGTACGAGAAGAAATCTGGGCGCGTCATCCTCGTGAACGCCTGCGCTCAGCTTCGGACCGATGCGCTACAGCTAGGGCACACCTCGAAAAAGGGCCAACTCCAGTTTGCAGGATGCCACGGAGAGGGACTCAAACTTGCCGCCATGGTGATGTGCCGAGAAGGCCATAGCGTCAGCATCGAAACCGGCAATTCTCATTGGAGCTTTGCTTACGGAGGGCCTTCAAAATCTCGGTTTTGTTGCAATATAGGTCCGCTTAGTGTGGCTACGCCCGACGGTAAACCCAATCCCGCTCAGGACATGGCTTGCTTTACGTACCGTACTTGGAGAGATGTGTGCGTGGAGATCGGACCGGACAGTGGAGGGACGGGAGGGGGTGTATCCCTCGAGAAGTTCAAGCAATGGCTGACAGTATCCCTCGATATCCGTGGCTACTCGTACCCTGAATCTAACATCGAAACTGACCAAGGTGACTTGATTATTGATCCGAGGTTTCGCGGTAAAGCCTTTCTGAAAGGTCTTCTACTTCCAGCTTCTGTTTTAGAGGCACGGCCATTCGAGCTTAGTTACAACTTCGTCCAGGGCGGAGTCAACCGTGACAGGCAGCGATTAGTTAGTCGGTACGAACAAGCAGATCTGGTGCGACGAATCTGGGAATCTGCTATCCGCGAAAACGAGGTCTTGGTACTCCCGATTTATGTTAATCTACTGCGGAACTTTCCCCGCGCGCCAGACGTTGAGCTCGCTGACCAGCTTCTGGATCATCCCACGCGGTTTCGTATCTGGAAATATCTCCTGAGGGAGGCAGGCGATAAAAGATTCTACTTCTGTCAAAAGACTGGCAGTCAGGTAAGTGAAGCCGGGGTAATACGCTCTTAG
- a CDS encoding SDR family oxidoreductase (1-Acyl dihydroxyacetone phosphate reductase and related dehydrogenases), protein MSKSVLITGCSKGGFGEAMAKVYHAKGFQVFATLRNLTKVGSLADYDGVRILELDVTSVESIHQCAQTVAKHTGGRLDVLVNNAGVNAIVPLLDASLDEAKKVYDTNVWSIVGMVQAFAPMLIQAKGVVCNISSVSGEMVFAWAGIYSSSRSAGTRISETLRLEMAPLGVRVVTVILGGVQTSGNNPENIADLELPPSSHYRKITSVIDRHKKTMVHPNKQNIEIAAKNVVDDVLHGHGIFIRRGQASMLSWLCNTFLPYRLFTWMINRESALDEIRC, encoded by the exons ATGTCTAAATCAGTTTTGATCACCGGCTGCAGCAAGGGAGGATTCGGGGAGGCCATGGCCAAAGTCTACCACGCCAAAGGATTCCAGGTCTTTGCAACGTTACGCAACTTAACTAAAGTCGGATCTCTGGCCGATTATGACGGTGTTCGGATCCTTGAACTGGACGTGACATCGGTCGAGTCGATCCACCAATGTGCACAGACTGTTGCGAAACATACGGGCGGGCGACTCGATGTCCTTGTCAATAACGCCGGTGTGAACGCGATAGTACCGCTGCTCGACGCCTCCCTCgacgaggccaagaaggtctaCGATACAAATGTGTGGAGTATTGTGGGCATGGTGCAGGCTTTCGCCCCTATGCTCATCCAGGCCAAAGGGGTCGTGTGCAATATCAGCTCTGTATCCGGCGAAATGGTTTTTGCATGGGCGG GTATATATAGTAGCTCGAGAAGCGCTGGCACAAGGATTTCCGAGACGTTGCGTCTGGAGATGGCACCTCTAGGTGTGCGGGTGGTCACCGTCATCCTCGGTGGTGTCCAGACCAGCGGCAACAACCCGGAGAATATCGCCGACCTGGAGCTGCCCCCAAGTTCGCATTATCGAAAGATCACATCAGTCATCGATCGTCAtaagaagacgatggtacATCCAAACAAACAGAATATCGAGATCGCAGCCAAGAACGTGGTGGATGATGTACTTCACGGTCATGGCATCTTCATTCGACGGGGCCAGGCTTCGATGCTTAGTTGGCTATGCAATACCTTTCTTCCCTACCGACTTTTTACATGGATGATCAACCGGGAGTCCGCTTTGGATGAAATTCGATGCTGA
- a CDS encoding uncharacterized protein (predicted protein): MRIARLEEKMESLLAAMDTFVSSSGSLVGLADTTRSGATSISASVNMTSSGFSERLALSNTTVSTHTNSSPCSDSSAPSPTASLPNQEDGRLEYFRTQMLPYFPFINLTPEMTTQYLRQNRPFLLRAVYAVTTFSTQEKLAQVEELKHLLFTSALLKVESSIDMLLGLLTYIAWSTDTFLGRADLVSRLMMLATSLVYDLRLFRPSPPDVQVMMAISQGQDEEARQGPNTETPFSLSEGRRAVLACFVLSSKYVSGLLDLHYFATLHPLGQYLICDPP, translated from the coding sequence ATGCGGATTGCTCgactagaagaaaagatggagagtTTACTGGCTGCAATGGACACCTTTGTCAGTTCCTCTGGCTCACTTGTGGGCCTGGCGGATACTACTCGTTCCGGAGCTACGTCAATTAGTGCTTCAGTGAACATGACGAGTTCTGGTTTCAGTGAGAGACTGGCCCTGTCGAATACCACGGTATCAACGCACACAAATTCATCGCCTTGTTCCGATTCTTCTGCACCATCTCCGACGGCCTCACTGCCgaatcaagaagatggacGGTTGGAATATTTCCGAACCCAAATGCTGCCATATTTTCCATTCATCAACCTCACTCCGGAGATGACGACGCAGTATCTGCGCCAAAACAGGCCTTTCTTGTTACGAGCTGTTTACGCCGTCACGACTTTCTCGACCCAGGAGAAATTAGCTCAAGTAGAGGAGCTGAAGCACCTCCTCTTCACATCTGCATTGCTCAAGGTCGAGTCCAGCATTGACATGCTTCTAGGGTTACTGACGTATATTGCCTGGAGTACCGATACTTTCCTCGGCAGAGCGGATTTAGTGTCTCGCCTCATGATGCTCGCGACATCCCTAGTATATGATCTGCGGTTGTTCAGGCCGTCCCCACCCGATGTGCAAGTCATGATGGCTATCTCCCAGGGTCAAGATGAGGAAGCAAGACAAGGCCCCAACACTGAAACGCCGTTTAGTTTATCTGAAGGGCGGCGGGCAGTATTGGCATGTTTCGTACTGAGTTCCAAGTATGTATCAGGCCTACTTGATCTTCATTATTTTGCAACACTACATCCTTTAGGCCAATACCTAATATGTGACCCGCCCTAG